One genomic region from Leptospira tipperaryensis encodes:
- a CDS encoding glycosyltransferase family 4 protein, with protein MSAENFKTKRDRPVKVGLDARMIAHSGIGMRIRGILKNIGPLASKENFQIYLFGNRETILKEGISCHEFSGFEKEQQLLKPSGSRGKKIESYSYPVISYEIPIYSFREFCGHPLMKEMDLLDVPHFNAPIRYLSKSVVTIHDIIPFRMKEFHSSFAKRIYLQVVFRLIRAFSKKVVSVSEYTAKDIESVFHFSKDTIQVIPNGIDESVFYPASSEEKKKFLKRYELKEGYLLSVGIGKGHKNLNFVLNVLKSFWDSKILKTKWVLGGASGKIPDYLEPDVQDYKNRILPMQRLSLEELRCLYSCAGVLIFPSKYEGFGFPPLEAQSCGCPVFSSNSTVMPEILGESVFYFSPDQPKELEILLNRFIKSPKEIKTLIPKGKKNSKKFSWKIAAEKTLENYKVVY; from the coding sequence ATGAGCGCCGAGAATTTCAAGACAAAGCGAGATCGACCCGTAAAAGTCGGGTTAGACGCCCGAATGATCGCGCATTCCGGCATCGGAATGAGAATCCGAGGAATCTTAAAAAACATCGGGCCATTGGCGTCGAAAGAAAATTTTCAAATCTATCTTTTTGGAAACCGAGAAACGATTTTAAAAGAAGGAATCTCCTGCCACGAATTTTCCGGTTTTGAAAAGGAGCAACAGCTTCTAAAACCTTCCGGCTCCCGTGGAAAAAAAATCGAATCGTATTCTTATCCCGTGATTTCTTACGAGATTCCGATCTATTCTTTTCGAGAATTTTGCGGGCATCCATTGATGAAAGAAATGGATCTCCTCGACGTCCCGCATTTCAACGCGCCCATCCGTTATCTTTCGAAATCCGTCGTAACGATTCACGACATCATTCCTTTTCGTATGAAAGAATTTCATTCGAGCTTCGCAAAAAGAATTTATTTACAAGTTGTCTTTCGATTGATTCGAGCGTTTTCAAAAAAAGTCGTTTCCGTTTCTGAATACACGGCGAAGGATATAGAATCCGTTTTTCATTTTTCGAAAGATACAATCCAAGTGATTCCGAACGGAATCGATGAATCCGTTTTTTATCCGGCGTCTTCCGAAGAGAAAAAGAAATTTTTAAAAAGATACGAACTCAAAGAAGGATATTTACTCAGCGTCGGAATCGGAAAAGGCCATAAGAATTTAAACTTTGTCTTAAACGTTTTAAAATCCTTTTGGGATTCTAAGATCTTAAAAACGAAATGGGTTCTCGGCGGAGCCTCGGGAAAAATTCCTGATTATCTTGAGCCGGACGTTCAAGATTATAAAAATCGAATTCTTCCCATGCAACGACTTTCATTGGAAGAACTGCGTTGTCTTTATTCCTGCGCGGGAGTTCTTATTTTTCCTTCAAAGTATGAAGGTTTTGGATTTCCCCCGCTTGAAGCCCAATCCTGCGGTTGTCCCGTGTTTTCTTCCAACTCGACCGTAATGCCCGAAATTCTTGGTGAAAGCGTATTTTACTTTTCTCCGGATCAACCGAAAGAACTCGAAATTCTTCTAAATCGTTTTATAAAAAGTCCGAAAGAAATAAAAACTCTGATTCCAAAGGGGAAGAAAAATTCAAAGAAATTTTCCTGGAAAATCGCAGCCGAAAAAACATTAGAAAATTATAAAGTAGTTTATTAA
- a CDS encoding ABC transporter permease — translation MKQILQLVSIQLKEFYREPGILFWAFVFPIAMAGVLGIAFKNRGSEEVKIAVLENSYQVEELKRTLGVGNSLNEESKLQEQNSSSQSLPSLKFLVLSKEEAVRDLKRGKLNLILEKTADGKIHFSFDPENPNGQRDYLLILAKIRSSQSELEFKVEKLDSKGTRYIDYLVPGMLAMGVMNSCLWGVGWNLIEMRMKKLLRRMSATPMNKLYFLLSFFFTRLVVTAVESLILLSFTSLTFENSFEGSVGAAILIYLAGNFAFACIGMFIGSRAASSQVGNGLVNAVTFPMMVLSGIFFSYQNFPEVVLPFIRNLPLTLMADSLRAVFIEGGGFATALPAVAGLLAYGILFLFAGSRIFRWS, via the coding sequence ATGAAACAAATCCTTCAATTGGTGAGCATTCAGCTCAAAGAATTTTATCGAGAACCTGGAATTCTTTTTTGGGCCTTTGTATTTCCGATCGCAATGGCGGGAGTTCTCGGAATCGCATTCAAAAATCGCGGATCCGAAGAGGTAAAAATTGCAGTATTAGAAAATTCTTATCAAGTAGAAGAACTCAAAAGAACTCTAGGGGTTGGTAATTCCTTAAATGAAGAATCAAAGTTACAGGAACAAAATTCTTCGTCTCAATCCTTGCCTTCTCTCAAATTTTTGGTTCTTTCGAAAGAGGAAGCGGTTCGAGATCTCAAAAGAGGAAAGTTAAATCTTATACTTGAAAAGACTGCGGACGGCAAGATTCATTTTTCCTTTGATCCGGAAAATCCGAACGGACAAAGAGATTATCTTTTGATTCTTGCAAAAATTCGTTCAAGCCAATCCGAACTCGAATTTAAAGTAGAAAAATTGGATTCGAAAGGAACGAGATATATCGATTATCTTGTTCCCGGAATGCTCGCGATGGGTGTGATGAATTCTTGTCTTTGGGGAGTCGGATGGAATCTGATCGAAATGAGAATGAAAAAACTCTTACGAAGAATGTCCGCTACTCCGATGAATAAGCTCTACTTTTTACTTTCTTTCTTTTTTACAAGATTGGTAGTTACCGCAGTTGAATCTCTGATTCTCCTGAGTTTTACTTCGCTGACGTTCGAAAATTCTTTTGAAGGTTCCGTCGGCGCGGCCATACTCATTTATCTCGCCGGCAATTTTGCGTTTGCTTGTATCGGAATGTTTATCGGATCTCGAGCCGCAAGTTCTCAGGTTGGAAACGGTTTGGTAAACGCGGTCACGTTTCCTATGATGGTTTTGTCCGGAATCTTCTTCTCTTATCAAAATTTTCCGGAAGTCGTTTTGCCTTTCATTCGAAATCTTCCTCTTACATTGATGGCGGATTCTTTGCGTGCGGTCTTTATTGAAGGTGGTGGTTTTGCTACGGCGCTTCCCGCGGTCGCCGGTTTACTCGCGTACGGAATCTTATTTCTTTTTGCGGGGAGTAGAATTTTTCGCTGGTCTTGA
- a CDS encoding DUF1289 domain-containing protein, whose product MVRSPCNKICTMDFETGYCEGCFRTIEEIGNWSRYSDIERENLFLTIQTRKEEILSKKKYVKREF is encoded by the coding sequence GTGGTCCGATCGCCTTGTAATAAAATCTGTACGATGGATTTCGAAACTGGATATTGCGAGGGCTGTTTTCGTACGATCGAAGAAATTGGAAATTGGTCCCGTTATTCCGACATAGAAAGAGAAAACCTTTTTTTAACTATCCAAACCAGGAAGGAAGAGATTCTTTCCAAGAAAAAATATGTTAAAAGAGAATTCTGA
- the hpt gene encoding hypoxanthine phosphoribosyltransferase — protein MIQKNSDVLHPRFSREEISKRVKSLASEIAKDYKKLNPVFICVLKGGVYFFSDLTREIPFSVEIDFVQAKSYAGTVSTGKIDLLKDINTDLSDRHVILVEDILDTGFTLQYLVRHIFTRNPASLEIVTLLLKERKNILEFPVKYVGWRIPDEFVVGYGLDFDGKYRNLPDIHVLEPGDFSV, from the coding sequence ATGATCCAAAAAAATTCTGATGTTCTCCATCCTCGTTTTTCTAGGGAAGAAATTTCAAAAAGAGTTAAGTCCTTAGCCTCCGAAATTGCAAAGGATTATAAAAAACTAAATCCTGTTTTTATCTGCGTATTAAAAGGTGGAGTTTATTTTTTCTCGGATCTTACAAGAGAGATTCCCTTTTCTGTCGAGATCGACTTTGTGCAGGCGAAGTCGTATGCAGGAACTGTTTCCACGGGAAAGATTGATTTGTTAAAAGATATCAACACCGATCTTTCGGATCGGCACGTCATTCTTGTCGAAGATATTTTAGATACTGGTTTTACCTTGCAATATCTCGTGAGACATATCTTCACGCGCAATCCAGCGAGCCTTGAGATCGTAACGCTTCTCTTAAAGGAAAGAAAAAATATTCTCGAATTTCCAGTGAAATACGTGGGCTGGAGAATTCCGGATGAATTTGTTGTAGGCTACGGTCTCGATTTTGATGGGAAATATCGAAATCTTCCGGATATCCACGTTTTGGAACCGGGTGATTTTTCCGTTTAG
- a CDS encoding M43 family metalopeptidase leptolysin, with amino-acid sequence MLRKSFVLVLILCMFSWGCPIHKDNDKTSENINLLLGLYAFNEALYRCEPTENERTSGAAPNFSISSSTLSQVLLTQSNAYADGGTAYLSGTVNFAGLGKNNPVGIVYTEQNHAFASNSNRFIYPLWENAARNLIQDNGKSEAAGSRSVTTAFPIGATPGYYAPSAGYNNFGSNILGVDFILPAIPSPAIPTRRVTNNTPHTCEEYKFRAEPNGIFGSSASGLAKVWQSRKKLNINLIFVPTAVTTPTTVGMATMIQTLKDIYAQSTVKIDVTVTAVVATGANTNFLTIANISDDYGDVAGSLATLYKTNPASVQDSNSLNIYVTRDYTVSSSAPAGILGISSGIPGIPVTSTPKSGMIVFIENHRTATGCGAVGSDLTCASDQIFLAKTIAHEGAHYLGLYHPVEKDVIKGRYSLDPLPETPECQDQNGNNLVGLGECLGTGFYNSGGLNLMFWAGNPTINQTQLTGEQGWVLRSHPLVY; translated from the coding sequence ATGTTGAGAAAATCTTTCGTTCTAGTCTTGATTCTCTGTATGTTCTCTTGGGGTTGCCCTATTCATAAAGACAATGATAAAACATCGGAAAACATAAATCTTTTACTTGGTTTATACGCATTCAACGAAGCTCTTTATCGTTGTGAGCCGACGGAGAATGAAAGAACTTCCGGAGCCGCTCCGAACTTTAGTATCTCATCTTCGACGCTGAGTCAAGTTCTGCTGACGCAGAGCAATGCCTATGCTGATGGTGGAACCGCTTATCTTTCGGGAACCGTCAACTTTGCCGGTCTTGGAAAAAACAATCCTGTTGGAATCGTTTATACCGAGCAGAATCATGCCTTTGCATCCAACTCAAATCGTTTTATCTATCCGCTCTGGGAAAATGCCGCGCGCAATTTAATTCAAGACAATGGTAAGAGTGAGGCCGCGGGGTCTCGGTCCGTAACAACCGCGTTTCCAATCGGCGCGACTCCGGGTTACTATGCTCCGAGCGCCGGTTATAATAATTTCGGAAGTAATATCTTAGGTGTGGATTTTATTTTACCCGCCATTCCAAGTCCTGCGATTCCAACTCGAAGAGTAACGAACAACACTCCTCATACATGTGAAGAATATAAATTTCGCGCCGAGCCAAACGGAATTTTTGGAAGTTCAGCATCCGGCTTAGCAAAGGTTTGGCAGTCTAGAAAGAAGTTGAATATCAATTTGATCTTCGTTCCAACTGCGGTAACGACGCCGACCACTGTTGGAATGGCGACGATGATCCAAACCTTGAAAGATATCTACGCGCAGAGCACTGTAAAGATAGACGTTACCGTAACGGCCGTCGTCGCAACCGGAGCGAATACAAATTTTCTTACAATTGCAAATATATCCGATGATTACGGAGACGTAGCGGGTTCACTCGCGACTTTGTATAAAACAAATCCGGCCAGCGTTCAAGATTCAAATTCTTTGAATATTTATGTAACGCGAGATTATACCGTTTCGAGTAGCGCTCCGGCGGGAATCTTGGGAATCTCATCGGGAATTCCGGGAATCCCGGTCACAAGCACTCCTAAGTCGGGTATGATTGTGTTTATCGAAAATCATAGAACGGCGACCGGATGTGGTGCGGTTGGATCCGATCTAACTTGTGCGTCAGATCAAATCTTTTTAGCGAAGACAATCGCTCACGAAGGCGCTCATTACTTAGGACTTTATCATCCCGTTGAAAAGGATGTAATCAAGGGACGTTATTCTTTGGATCCGTTACCCGAAACTCCGGAATGTCAGGATCAAAATGGAAACAATCTTGTCGGCTTGGGAGAATGTTTAGGAACCGGTTTTTACAATAGTGGCGGGCTGAATCTTATGTTCTGGGCTGGAAATCCGACGATCAATCAAACTCAACTGACTGGAGAACAAGGCTGGGTGCTTCGATCGCATCCATTGGTGTACTAA
- a CDS encoding quinone-dependent dihydroorotate dehydrogenase, whose protein sequence is MISSSLRQGAYTAFLKPFLLSLDPETAHELAKTLLGVSRKIPGALSVMESMTSYRSDRLKTKVAGLEFDNPLGMGAGFDKTGELYPFLSRMGFGHVEVGTITGQAQPGNPKPRVFRYPEDQALINRMGFNNPGADLAFKILSKQTKGKIRGINAGKTKIVPEDKAVEDYVYTLKRLSPYADYTVINISSPNTPGLRNFQKQENFVSLIEGIRSGLGKDFKIPIFIKFAPDMEQKDLEALLETSLSLKLDGVILTNTTIDKSLLSKYPNVEKEGGLSGKPLRKKATEFIRVAYNQLKGRIPIIGVGGIDSGQAALEKILAGADLVQIYTGYIYQGPFLPLRILEFLDQFLKKNRCDSISQLVGKEKEFDWILKN, encoded by the coding sequence ATGATTTCTTCTTCACTGAGACAAGGCGCTTATACCGCTTTTCTAAAACCTTTTCTTCTTTCCTTAGATCCGGAGACGGCGCATGAACTCGCGAAAACTCTTCTTGGTGTGAGTCGAAAAATTCCCGGCGCACTTTCCGTGATGGAATCGATGACTTCGTATCGAAGCGATCGATTGAAAACGAAAGTCGCAGGTTTAGAGTTTGATAATCCTTTAGGAATGGGCGCTGGCTTTGACAAAACGGGTGAGTTGTATCCATTCTTGAGTAGAATGGGTTTTGGTCACGTGGAAGTCGGAACGATCACTGGACAGGCGCAACCCGGAAATCCAAAACCAAGAGTGTTCCGTTATCCGGAAGACCAAGCGCTTATCAATCGTATGGGTTTTAATAATCCTGGCGCGGATCTCGCGTTCAAAATTCTTTCGAAACAAACCAAAGGGAAGATTCGCGGTATCAACGCCGGGAAGACAAAGATCGTTCCGGAAGACAAGGCAGTGGAAGACTACGTTTACACTTTAAAACGTTTATCACCTTACGCGGATTATACGGTCATCAATATCAGTTCTCCCAATACCCCGGGCCTCAGAAACTTTCAGAAGCAAGAGAATTTTGTTTCTTTGATTGAAGGAATTCGTTCAGGACTTGGAAAAGATTTTAAAATTCCTATCTTTATAAAATTTGCACCCGATATGGAGCAGAAGGATCTAGAAGCCTTATTGGAAACTTCTCTGAGTCTGAAACTAGACGGAGTCATTCTTACAAATACAACAATTGATAAATCGCTTCTATCAAAATATCCGAATGTGGAGAAAGAAGGAGGACTTTCCGGTAAACCTCTTAGAAAAAAAGCGACCGAATTCATTCGAGTTGCGTATAATCAATTGAAGGGAAGAATTCCGATTATCGGAGTCGGTGGCATCGATTCAGGACAGGCGGCGTTGGAAAAAATTCTCGCGGGAGCTGACTTAGTTCAGATCTATACCGGTTATATTTATCAGGGCCCTTTTCTACCTTTGCGGATTCTTGAATTCTTAGATCAATTTTTGAAAAAGAATCGCTGCGATTCTATTTCTCAGTTGGTGGGAAAGGAAAAGGAATTCGATTGGATCCTAAAAAATTGA
- a CDS encoding SixA phosphatase family protein: MTGETENERQSSLKQIHLVRHAKSDWESEFKSDRERPLSERGKKNARTLRKYLERIEFKTDLFLISDSKRTMDTYKILTKNKDVSSEIKVTEELYESDSEDILVKLRELNSNFESVALLGHNPGIEEIANRLIRGNEDLSLSESILFKFPTSGFLSIHAEIDSWKELGKVPGKIIRFWIPG, from the coding sequence TTGACCGGAGAAACGGAAAACGAGAGACAAAGTTCGTTGAAACAAATTCATTTAGTCAGACACGCAAAATCAGATTGGGAATCCGAATTTAAATCGGATCGAGAAAGGCCGCTTTCAGAAAGAGGGAAGAAAAACGCTCGCACTCTTCGGAAGTATTTGGAAAGAATTGAATTCAAAACAGATTTGTTTTTAATTTCTGATTCTAAAAGGACAATGGACACTTATAAAATTCTTACTAAAAATAAGGATGTCTCTTCCGAGATCAAAGTAACCGAAGAATTATACGAATCCGATAGCGAAGATATTTTAGTTAAGCTCAGAGAATTGAATTCTAATTTTGAGAGTGTGGCATTGTTGGGGCATAATCCTGGAATCGAAGAAATTGCAAATCGTCTGATCCGCGGGAACGAAGACTTATCTCTTTCAGAATCGATTCTTTTTAAATTTCCCACTTCCGGCTTTTTAAGTATACATGCGGAGATCGATTCTTGGAAAGAACTGGGAAAGGTTCCGGGCAAAATAATTCGATTTTGGATACCGGGATGA
- a CDS encoding cation:proton antiporter, with translation MEHHSLSLLNDIALSIIFATFFSHIARVTKQPLILGYVAGGLLLGPNLGLGLVVNEESIELISEIGLILLLFIIGLEIDLKELARMGKSMFILGISQFVFCVLFGLIFFKGILSGSTGKFDLLYFAIALAISSTMIVVKLLHDKFEVSTIAGRLTIGVLVLQDIWAIIFMGVQPNLQDPQILKIASSLGIGLVLIGVAFLISRFFLSRLFEAAASKPELILITSIAWCFLLCGFAERAGLSKEMGALIAGVSIAAFPYGADVIAKLSGIRDFFITLFFVALGMKIPIPSIQIISVSLIAVAFVIVSRVITVATPVYFSGKGLRAGVVTGLNLAQISEFSLVILSLGMGYGHISKELESTVLTSMILASVVSTYIILFNDPISRFILGLLAGVGLKEKEENRSESDLTGQPKRDIVILGYFRIAQGLLEGIEREKPEWLNRILIVDFNPVFRQALEAKGIRWAYGDLANPETLHHLGIEDARYVICTISDMILKGTTNRRLLESLKTICHHTQPSIILTTDDTKEADVLVESGAAHVIVPGRISGMSLFKEMKTIVDHSKNGHEKGSASTKKKPAEKKAAAKSKVRGK, from the coding sequence ATGGAGCATCATTCTCTTTCTCTCTTAAATGACATCGCGTTAAGTATCATCTTCGCCACGTTTTTTTCTCATATTGCTAGAGTTACGAAACAACCTCTGATTCTCGGTTACGTTGCGGGCGGTCTTTTGCTCGGACCGAATTTGGGTCTCGGTCTTGTCGTAAACGAAGAAAGTATCGAATTGATCTCAGAGATTGGGCTGATTCTTTTATTATTCATCATCGGTCTTGAAATCGATCTGAAAGAATTGGCGCGGATGGGAAAGTCCATGTTTATTCTAGGGATCAGCCAATTTGTTTTTTGTGTTCTCTTCGGTTTGATTTTCTTTAAAGGGATTCTTTCTGGATCCACCGGAAAGTTCGACCTTCTTTACTTTGCGATCGCGTTGGCGATCAGTTCTACGATGATCGTCGTCAAACTTCTTCACGATAAATTCGAAGTGAGTACGATCGCCGGTCGACTTACGATCGGAGTTTTGGTTCTCCAAGATATCTGGGCGATCATCTTTATGGGAGTTCAACCGAATCTTCAAGATCCTCAGATTTTAAAGATTGCAAGTTCTCTTGGGATCGGTTTGGTTCTGATCGGTGTCGCTTTTTTAATCAGTAGATTCTTTCTTTCCAGATTGTTCGAAGCGGCCGCTTCGAAGCCGGAACTCATTTTGATTACATCCATTGCCTGGTGTTTTTTACTCTGCGGTTTTGCGGAAAGAGCCGGGCTTTCGAAAGAGATGGGAGCTTTGATTGCGGGAGTAAGCATCGCAGCGTTTCCGTACGGCGCCGACGTAATCGCGAAACTTTCCGGAATCAGAGATTTCTTTATTACCCTTTTCTTCGTTGCACTCGGAATGAAAATTCCGATTCCATCGATTCAGATTATCAGCGTTTCTTTGATCGCGGTGGCATTTGTTATCGTCAGTCGTGTTATCACGGTCGCGACTCCAGTTTATTTTTCCGGAAAGGGATTGAGAGCCGGAGTTGTAACCGGTTTAAATTTGGCACAGATCAGCGAATTCTCACTCGTAATTCTTTCTCTGGGAATGGGCTACGGACATATCAGCAAAGAATTGGAATCGACCGTGTTGACTTCGATGATTCTTGCCTCCGTCGTTTCCACATACATCATTCTTTTTAACGATCCGATTTCCAGATTCATCTTAGGGCTGTTAGCTGGGGTTGGTCTGAAAGAAAAAGAAGAGAATCGATCGGAGTCCGATCTCACCGGTCAACCGAAACGCGACATCGTCATCTTGGGATATTTTAGAATCGCGCAAGGACTTCTCGAAGGAATTGAAAGAGAAAAGCCCGAGTGGTTGAATCGGATTCTTATCGTGGATTTTAATCCAGTTTTTAGACAGGCCTTGGAAGCCAAAGGAATTCGTTGGGCTTACGGGGATCTCGCAAATCCGGAAACTCTTCATCATTTAGGAATCGAAGACGCAAGATACGTGATCTGTACGATTTCCGATATGATTCTGAAAGGTACTACCAATCGAAGACTTTTGGAATCTCTCAAAACGATCTGCCATCATACACAACCTTCCATCATCCTCACGACGGATGACACAAAAGAAGCCGACGTTCTTGTAGAGAGCGGGGCGGCGCACGTTATCGTTCCCGGAAGAATCAGTGGGATGTCTCTTTTTAAAGAAATGAAAACGATCGTAGACCATTCTAAGAATGGCCATGAAAAAGGAAGCGCCTCAACAAAGAAAAAACCTGCGGAAAAGAAAGCCGCGGCGAAGTCTAAAGTTCGAGGCAAATGA
- the folE gene encoding GTP cyclohydrolase I FolE: MEEEVVKILKSIGEDPNREGLRDTPKRVAKSYEFLTSGYRADITTIVNGAIFEEPTEGMVLVRDIEMYSLCEHHLLPFYGRAHVAYLPNKKIIGISKIPRIVDVFARRLQVQERLTEQIAYAIQEVLDPQGVAVVIKAKHLCMMMRGVEKQNSELFTSCMLGAFKDNMVTRSEFLDLIRTGST; this comes from the coding sequence TTGGAAGAAGAAGTTGTAAAAATCTTAAAATCGATCGGCGAAGATCCGAATAGAGAAGGACTTCGTGACACTCCGAAAAGAGTAGCAAAGTCTTATGAATTTCTGACCTCGGGTTACCGAGCCGACATTACTACGATCGTAAACGGGGCCATCTTCGAAGAGCCGACCGAAGGAATGGTTCTTGTGAGAGACATCGAAATGTATTCTCTCTGTGAACATCATCTTTTACCTTTTTACGGAAGAGCCCACGTTGCTTATCTTCCGAATAAAAAGATCATCGGAATCAGCAAAATTCCTAGGATCGTTGATGTTTTCGCGAGAAGACTTCAAGTGCAAGAACGTCTCACCGAACAAATTGCATACGCCATTCAAGAGGTTCTTGATCCGCAAGGCGTCGCAGTCGTGATCAAAGCAAAACATCTTTGTATGATGATGCGAGGAGTCGAAAAACAAAACTCCGAACTTTTCACATCGTGTATGTTAGGAGCATTTAAGGACAATATGGTCACTCGCTCCGAATTCTTAGATTTGATTCGAACCGGCTCCACCTAA
- the acs gene encoding acetate--CoA ligase, producing the protein MAKERIVPPSADFKKKANLSLKDYKSLYKESIENPNKFWGREANRLTWFKKWTKVLSHDFKNAKVEWFKGGKLNVSYNCLDRFIETPLKNKAALIWEGDNPSESRVLTYYDLYREVNHFANVLKKYGVKKGDRVLVYLPMIPELAITILACSRIGAIHSVVFGGFSPEALQSRIDDCKPKLIVTADGGYRGGKPVELKKNVDVAINTATEKVKTVIVVRRTGNESGLVWKDGQDHWYHFLMNDPDLPEYCKPEPMDAEDPLFILYTSGSTGKPKGVLHTTGGYLLGANLTFHYVFDIKPEDTYWCTADIGWVTGHSYLVYGPLSNGASSVMFEGVPSYPDAGRFWDVIDKYGVNVFYTAPTAIRALMREGLDHIKKRNLSSLRLLGSVGEPINPEAWEWYFKNIGKSKCPIVDTWWQTETGSILISALPGAIPQKPGSATLPFFGVQPILVDNDGKELNEKGDVSGNLCIKGPWPSIMRGVYGDPKRFFDTYFSQFKGYYFTGDGARRDKDGYYWITGRVDDVINVSGHRIGSAEVESALVENKAVAEAAVVGFPHDIKGQGIYAYVTVKEGVVTNDELKKELIATVEKVIGKIARPDVIHWAPGLPKTRSGKIMRRILRKIASAEFEGLGDTSTLADPSVVQKLIDDKKEFHS; encoded by the coding sequence ATGGCAAAAGAACGGATCGTTCCCCCGTCAGCAGATTTCAAAAAAAAAGCTAACCTCAGTCTCAAAGATTATAAATCGCTTTATAAAGAATCTATAGAGAACCCGAACAAGTTTTGGGGAAGAGAAGCCAACCGTCTTACTTGGTTTAAAAAATGGACTAAGGTTCTCAGTCACGACTTTAAAAATGCAAAAGTAGAATGGTTCAAGGGTGGGAAGCTCAACGTTTCCTATAATTGTTTGGATCGTTTTATAGAAACTCCTCTTAAAAACAAAGCCGCCTTAATCTGGGAAGGAGACAACCCTTCCGAATCTCGAGTTCTCACTTACTATGATCTTTATAGAGAAGTGAATCATTTTGCGAATGTTCTAAAAAAATACGGAGTGAAAAAGGGAGATCGAGTTCTTGTTTATCTTCCGATGATTCCGGAATTAGCCATTACGATTCTTGCATGTTCCCGCATTGGTGCGATTCATTCCGTTGTATTCGGAGGTTTTTCTCCGGAAGCGCTTCAAAGCAGAATCGACGACTGCAAACCGAAATTGATCGTTACCGCCGACGGAGGTTATCGCGGCGGAAAACCTGTTGAACTCAAAAAAAATGTGGACGTTGCAATCAACACGGCCACGGAAAAAGTAAAAACCGTAATTGTAGTTCGAAGGACGGGAAACGAATCGGGGCTCGTTTGGAAAGACGGTCAAGATCACTGGTATCATTTTTTGATGAACGATCCGGATTTACCTGAATATTGTAAACCGGAACCGATGGACGCGGAAGATCCTCTTTTTATTCTTTATACGTCGGGATCCACGGGAAAACCAAAAGGTGTCTTACACACGACCGGAGGTTATCTTCTCGGGGCTAATTTAACATTTCATTATGTATTCGATATCAAACCGGAAGACACGTATTGGTGTACGGCGGATATCGGATGGGTGACCGGTCATTCCTATCTTGTTTACGGTCCTCTTTCTAACGGAGCCTCTTCGGTGATGTTTGAAGGAGTTCCTTCTTATCCGGACGCGGGAAGATTTTGGGATGTGATCGACAAATACGGAGTTAACGTTTTTTACACGGCTCCGACTGCGATCCGAGCTTTGATGAGAGAAGGTCTGGACCATATCAAAAAAAGAAATCTGAGTTCTCTTCGTCTTTTAGGTTCCGTGGGAGAACCGATCAATCCGGAAGCTTGGGAATGGTATTTTAAGAATATTGGAAAGAGTAAGTGTCCGATCGTGGATACTTGGTGGCAGACCGAAACGGGATCGATTCTAATTTCTGCGTTGCCGGGAGCGATTCCACAAAAACCGGGATCAGCTACATTACCATTCTTCGGAGTGCAGCCGATTCTCGTGGATAACGACGGAAAGGAACTCAACGAGAAAGGGGACGTTTCCGGAAATCTTTGTATCAAAGGTCCTTGGCCTTCGATAATGCGAGGAGTTTACGGAGATCCCAAAAGATTCTTCGATACTTATTTTTCTCAGTTCAAAGGTTATTATTTTACCGGAGACGGAGCGAGAAGAGACAAGGACGGTTACTATTGGATCACGGGACGCGTTGACGATGTGATTAACGTTTCCGGTCATAGAATCGGAAGCGCCGAAGTAGAAAGCGCTCTTGTTGAAAACAAAGCCGTCGCCGAAGCCGCGGTTGTAGGATTTCCTCACGATATCAAAGGCCAGGGAATCTACGCTTACGTGACTGTCAAAGAAGGCGTTGTTACTAACGACGAACTCAAAAAAGAACTCATAGCAACCGTTGAAAAAGTGATCGGAAAGATCGCCAGACCGGACGTGATTCATTGGGCGCCGGGGCTTCCTAAAACTCGATCCGGAAAGATCATGAGAAGAATTTTGAGAAAGATTGCTTCTGCGGAATTCGAAGGGCTCGGTGATACTTCGACGCTTGCAGATCCTTCGGTTGTACAAAAGTTAATCGATGATAAGAAAGAATTCCATAGTTAA